CAGCGCGCGCTCGCACATCATGTCGAACGCCAGCTTGCACTGCGCGATGGTCCGCATCGCGTGGTGGATGCGCCCACCGCCGAGCCGCCGCTGCGCGAGCACCTTCGCCCCGTCTTCCGGGCCGAGGAGATGGTCGAGGGGCACGCGCACGTCGCGGTAGATGATGTGGTTGTGGTTCCGGGGCTCCGGCATGATCTCCACGCCGGGCGTCTCACGCGGCACCACGAACATCCCGTTCGTGCACATCACGAAGAGGATGTCCGCGACCCGGCCGGCGGAGGTGAACCACTTCTCGCCGTTGATGACCCACTCGTCGCCGTCGCGAACGGCGTGCGTCTTGAACAGGTTCGGGTCGCTGCCGCCCTGCGGCTCCGTCATCGAGTACGCCGAGAAGATGTCCTGGTTCAGCAGCGGCTCCAACCACCGCTTCTTCTGCTCCTCGGTGCCGTACGCAGCGAGCATCTCCATGTTCCCGGTGTCGGGCGCGGCCGCCCCGAACATCTGCGGCGCCGACGGGTACCGCCCGATGATCTCGTTGAGCAGCCCGAGCTTCAGCTGCCCGAACCCGGGCCCGCCCAGCTCCTCGTCGAGGAAGATCGCCCACAGGCCCTGGTCCTTCACCTCCTGCTGGAGCTCCCGGACGTAGGCCTTCACGACGGGATCGGGGGAGCGGACCGCGTACGGGAACACGTAGTCGAGGGGCTCGACCTTCTCCCTGCAGAACTGCTCGACCCAGTCGAGCTTCTCCTGGAACTCCGGCTCGGTCGAGAAGTCCCACGCCATCCGCGTGCCTCCTTGTTGCGTGCGACGGTGGACGCTACCCCCGCCGAGAAAATTCCGGCGACGGCCTGTCGATTCCGCGCCCGGCGTTCGTGGACAGGGTGAGCGGCGCAGCGGGCGCCGCCGGAGCGGAAGGGAGCCGCCGCCATGTCCACGATCCTCGCCCCGTCGAACATCGCGTCGACACGCCCGGCGACGTCGCTGCGGCGCGCCACGCTGACCGTCGGTGTCGTCGCCGCCGCCGTCACGACCGGGCTCGTCGCTGCACTGCACGCGGCCGGCGTCCCGTTCGCGGCCGAGGGCGAGGTCCCGCTCGCCGCGTTCGCGCAGTTCACGTTCATCGGCACGGTGCTCGGCGGGCTGCTCGTCGCGCTCCTCAACCGGCGCAGCACCGCGCCCCACCGGCGGTTCGTGCAGACGACGACCGCGCTCGTCGCCCTCTCGTGTGTCGCGCCGATCGCGCTCGCCGACGGCGCCGCGAGCACGATCTCGCTC
This DNA window, taken from Acidimicrobiia bacterium, encodes the following:
- a CDS encoding DUF6069 family protein; translated protein: MSTILAPSNIASTRPATSLRRATLTVGVVAAAVTTGLVAALHAAGVPFAAEGEVPLAAFAQFTFIGTVLGGLLVALLNRRSTAPHRRFVQTTTALVALSCVAPIALADGAASTISLIGTHLVAAAMIVPVLARHTTD
- a CDS encoding acyl-CoA dehydrogenase family protein codes for the protein MAWDFSTEPEFQEKLDWVEQFCREKVEPLDYVFPYAVRSPDPVVKAYVRELQQEVKDQGLWAIFLDEELGGPGFGQLKLGLLNEIIGRYPSAPQMFGAAAPDTGNMEMLAAYGTEEQKKRWLEPLLNQDIFSAYSMTEPQGGSDPNLFKTHAVRDGDEWVINGEKWFTSAGRVADILFVMCTNGMFVVPRETPGVEIMPEPRNHNHIIYRDVRVPLDHLLGPEDGAKVLAQRRLGGGRIHHAMRTIAQCKLAFDMMCERAL